In Desulfomicrobium escambiense DSM 10707, one genomic interval encodes:
- a CDS encoding substrate-binding domain-containing protein: MKKLLLVFALLFLPVTGMAQDKVLKMSTTTSTESSGLLEVLLPEFKKDTGIDVQVMAKGTGAAIKDGIDGNVDVIFVHDPAREEKFVADGFGTKRYYVMYNDFLLIGPATDPAGAKGPDAAAAMKKIAQSEAVFVSRGDDSGTHAKEQELWKATGLPLKEEDTVFKAKDKEMKFKTVHPEGMKGYMSIGQGMGKTLTFAEEKQGYTITDRGTYVQYKYGRPEGLQLESISEGDKTLFNPYGVIPVNPAKHPHVRFDLAETFAKWLVSERGQKVIGDFKLLDKQLFFPDAK, translated from the coding sequence ATGAAGAAATTGCTCTTGGTATTCGCGCTGTTGTTTCTGCCTGTCACGGGCATGGCCCAGGACAAGGTGCTGAAGATGTCCACCACCACCAGCACCGAGTCTTCGGGACTGCTTGAGGTGCTTCTGCCCGAGTTCAAGAAGGACACGGGCATCGACGTCCAGGTAATGGCCAAGGGCACGGGCGCGGCCATCAAGGACGGCATCGACGGCAACGTGGACGTCATTTTCGTGCATGACCCCGCCCGCGAGGAGAAGTTCGTGGCCGACGGCTTCGGCACCAAGCGCTATTACGTCATGTACAACGACTTCCTGCTGATCGGTCCGGCCACGGACCCTGCCGGCGCCAAGGGCCCCGACGCGGCGGCGGCCATGAAGAAGATCGCCCAGTCCGAGGCGGTCTTCGTCTCCCGCGGCGACGACAGCGGCACCCACGCCAAGGAGCAGGAGCTCTGGAAGGCCACGGGGCTGCCCCTGAAGGAAGAGGATACCGTCTTCAAGGCCAAGGACAAGGAAATGAAGTTCAAGACCGTGCACCCCGAAGGCATGAAGGGCTACATGTCCATCGGCCAGGGCATGGGCAAGACCCTGACCTTTGCCGAGGAGAAGCAGGGCTACACCATCACGGACCGCGGGACCTACGTCCAGTACAAGTACGGCCGGCCCGAGGGCCTGCAGCTCGAGTCCATCAGCGAAGGCGACAAGACGCTCTTCAACCCTTACGGCGTCATTCCGGTCAATCCGGCCAAGCACCCCCATGTGCGCTTCGACCTGGCGGAGACGTTTGCCAAGTGGCTCGTCTCAGAGCGCGGACAGAAGGTCATCGGCGACTTCAAGCTGCTTGACAAGCAGCTCTTCTTCCCCGACGCGAAATAG